The window TTGTAACAGTGCAGCTACTGAATTCCATCAGCTGTCCAAGTCAATCAATAGTCACAGAGTGTgaaaagtactaaaataatttatttagaaagaaGTTTTATCCCTTCTGTTAGAAAACCATTTATATAGAATGATGATTTTTATTCGGTTGCTATTTGTTACGTTTTGTCTCTTATTTGTCATATAGTACATGTTTACTTTATCATTGTCACACACTATTCACGAGGCatgtgttacaaattatttattattgttactattaattttatttatatctgaatACCATAAGTTATATAATCTAACTATTTACTTGTCTAATTTAAACTATTCCTTAACTTATATTTAACTTATCATAATGTATGATAACTTAGGAAAAATGCTCAATTGTGacttcgtcaataattttttggtgcacaaaataaaaacgaatatttcatttcattatgtaAATTTTCAGTTCATAATGTATTTTTGCATTATATTCTTACatgtaatattcaaatattaaatcacACCTAGTGCTGAAAGGctttatgaaataaagttttaaaccgtttaataatttgattttttttctgcTGCAATCCTACCATGTATACTTAAAATGGTAATAAGTGGTAGTGCAATGTATTTTAGTGGATAATACTATAGAGACCCTGTTTGGTTAGCATGAGtgcaaaaaaatcaaatgatgCATTCTTGATGTGTATGGGACTTAAGACAGTTTCAAAACTTATCGATTTTGGATTCCTGACAATTTTGTAGGAAACCATGAACTCAAtggaaatggaaaaaaataatgtGGCAGCCTCAAAAATAGTTTATCACTTTATAAGACAATATTTATAGTAAGATAGAGAGAACTCAACCGTATCTATCTGGCACCCAGATCCACTGTCTTGCTTGAGACAATAAACTCTATGATGCGCAGAGGCTAAATTCTATCAACAACTAGAAGTTGAACCAggtttagttataaaaacaaactttctttAGAAACAtagatttatttcaatacaacgatataaaaaatatgttcttatACAACAAAAGACAAAGAGAAACCCAAGTGAAAAAACAAAAGGAAAATGAAGTGATGTTTGTAAATCTAAAGtctattgtgaaataaaaactcAACACATAAAGCAAAATGCAAATAATAAACGTACAAAACACTGACTTGTTAAAAATACTGTTCAACAAACACAATAAATGTTGATTTAGAAAACTGAATTGTCAGAAAACTGTAAAGCTTGTTAGAAATACTGTATGAAAATTTGGACTTTTAAAACTAAGTTACTTTTTCAGATAACTACATTCAGGTACAAAATTAcctatttacaattatatacagGTAACAGTTACAACAGtacattctaaattttatttcgCAAACATAACAAGATTTTAAATTCGAACATTAACCTCTTAGGCACTAGGTGTCTTTATAAAACCATGAATGTTAGGTTTTGGACAATTAAATGCAAAAAACCttgaacaatataaatttatatcacaTATTAAGTACAAAACTTGTCATAATTGTCGCTTAGTCATTCCATGTATAagattatacaatacaaattgcaCTTGGTTTTGTAATCCACACTATATACTCGTAAAAATATATGGATGGTCTGATGCCAAACTGAACCAActccaatttcaatgtttttccggtattgtcatttcttactttataaaatacaatacattcacatGCCAGAGAGAACCATATTAAACAGCTGAGTTTgtgagggaaattttatttttctgttttaccatacggggaattttgattttgtttgtgtggCAGACTGAACTAACTCCTGAAAAACATGGCTGACGCATTAGAGTTGGTTCATGGTGCATCctcttctttaataaatagtgaGTTAAACTCCAGTTTATCCGACTTATTTGAAGATTCTGGCGACGAGTACATCCCACCTCAACATGCTGAAGATAGTAGTGaaggtaatatttcacatttactaattatctaaggtcatttcaattatatgcaaTAGGTTAGTGTACATTAGCATTTCATCTTATGCCAAAGTGAACTAACTATTCCCTCCATAATATCAGCTGTTGtggttgtgttttttgtaacatattaatgttgTAGCCTTTCAATAGTGTTGTTAACAGATATCTGCAATGCACGATATACTATCTGTTGTCATAACTGGGATTTTGGAGTTAGTTCACTCTGGCATACAGTGTTCagatatttaaatgatgttagtTCATTCTGGCAGACGAGATTGTAAAAATGCTGATTGTTTGTTTGCCCCtggatttttataaagcttatagacaatgataatagattaattaattcattttttaataaaacaaaccttattttgttttttgtgtgtgtatatattggtACATTATTACTACAGTAATCCTTTTACcaccatactttaataaaataggactattttatattgttggcttTGTACATGCTTTATATTGGCATTAATGTTGCAGATGATGTCCCATGTGGTTCTAAGCaaaaaaggaagaagaagaagaagaaggatggaAAAGATGTTGGGGCAGATGGATCAGAAATGAGACAGGAAACACTCGTAGCAACAGAAGAAAACCCACCCGAGAAGAAGAGAAGAAAGAGAAACTACGGAGATCCAGCtaagtggaaaaaaaatattagaaagataaatCGAAACTCAGGAAAAGCTTATGAGAGTACTAGTGGTAATCCtgttgcaagtaaaatatttgaaccgtttgactgtaaatgtagaatgaaatgcgctgaaaaagttaatattgatgaaaggaaaaagttttttgatctcttttggaatTCAGGGTCATTTGATACACAGACTGCTATTATTGGTAGGTCTGTTAAAGTtcgaaatgcttttgaaaaaaagggttcTGATGATTCAAAGAGAGAATTCTCTCGTTACTATTATTTgccatgtcaaaatattgatgtcaggatttgtaaaagtatgtttataaaaacacttaaaatagataGCGCGAAGATTCATCGCTCACTGATGAAAGTTAGTCGTGGTGAGGTTGTAGACAAAAGAGGTAAACATACGCCTCATAACAAACTATCAGATGAACGAATTAActctgttaaaaatcatatatcatcTTTTCCTGCCTACACTAGCCATTACAGTCGCAAAGATAatccaaacaaaaagtatttaggggctgaattaaatttaagtctaatGTATAGGTTATATGCCCAAAAAATGGAAGCTGATAATGTTAAAGATCAGACTGTGTCTCAGtcaatgtatgaaaaaatcttttacaaagactTCAATTTAGGTTTTAAGACACCTCATAAGGACACCTGTAAAGTGTGCGATTCATATAATGTCCAGAAGAAAGCGATTGAGAGTGAACTAGACTctgcagaaaaaaaattgaaactcaatCAAGTGTTGGCCAATACTGAGCTTCACCATAGAAAAGTAAATGCAGCAAGAGATGAAATGAAGCGGGACATGCAATTTGCTAAAAACGGCGAATGCAccgttttaacttttgatttacagAAGACATTCTCATTGCCAAAGGTTCCTACAGGAATAGCATATTATAAGAGGCAATTGTCCGTTTATAATTTAGGCGTTCATGACTGTGCCTCGTCAAAAGGAACAATGCACCTTTGGAATGAATGTCAAGGAGGAAGGGGACCAGATGAAATTGGATCCTgccttttgaaatacatttctgacCATCCTACAAAAGAAAAGATTGTGTTGTGGTGCGACTCATGTGGTGGCCAGAAtaggaatttcaaaatggtatccCTACTCATGCGACTAGTGCAAAAccctttaaacaacattaaagaaattgagCAAAAATTTCCCATACCAGGCCACAGTTTTTTGCCAAACGACACGGATTTTGGTCACATAGAAAAAAGCATGAGAAGACACGAATACATTTATGTCCCACAACAGCTTGCTGAAATAATAAAGGGATGTAGGTCAAAGAAGCAAGCATTTGAagtcattactataaaggaaacagatttgatAACTACTGATCAAGTTTGCGCAGCTCTTACAAACAGAAAAGAGTGTGACGGAGAGAAAGTTGAATGGTTAAAGATCAGAAGTTTATGTGTAAGACAAAGTCATCCTTATGTCATGTATTATAAGTACACACACAATAGTGATGTTGAGTACCACTCAATCAGTCTCAGTAAACGGctccaaaaaaagaaatcaaaaaccctTGAAACCAAGAGGTCTGAACCCAGTAAGACTCAAGTTCCTCTTCACCATCTTCCTTTAGTCACAAAGAATCCTAACGGCAAACCTCTTTCTTCTGAAAAAAAGGCtgacttaaaatcaatgttagaacTTGTGCCACCGATTCACCATGGATTTTATGAAGACTTGTTCCAGAAACAGGAAATAACTACCAGTGAAATCAACGATGAAGAATTGGTtgataatctataagttttattaaatttgacctgtttttaattttgtaatactgtgtttgtttggtcttctcactttttaaataataaaatcagaatgaaaaatcagtaatgaacttattattcctccctaatttagaagtaaaatccaccttagaacattttagatacaattcagtaattttaaagatgaaagaaaaatattttaagtaacttattttacatataaatattggttcACTGAAGCACCCAGGGTGCAATGGTAAGTTTCATGAACCAGACTGAACCATgtcagtacaaaaaaattttgaaaaaatattttcatcccttgctgagttttatattaatttttttcagtaattatgaagatacaattagtgtaacttttcagattatcacaaaacaacaatatgtttttcaatttcaaagtgctatttagcatcaaacattgaaaatctattattgttcgtactgaaaaattaaaaatatggagttgGTTCACTTTGGTATCAGACCATCcatatgataaattaaaacaagtaaaatggattaaatttacaggacaattacacatttttaaattaagaacagTATTTCAAGacaaagataaacatatttttggtattattCCACAAGCACATTACATGGTGATTTACGGGATTTGTAATTGTCTTCTAATGTAGAATGTAGTAAAAATTATGAAGAAGTGTTGAACTAAACATGGCttaataaagtaaaatcaaaattataaaacatagacAGAGCCAGTTTTAATATaccatacaatattatttattgtataacagTTCTTGAATTATAAAAACTGCAATTCAACATCACCAAATTTTGAAGCTAAAATCtttcaaattcataaaaatagtacCAGTTCATTTCAACACATTACACTTTTCATTGTTAACTAATAAATAGGTGTATGTTAAATCCTATGAACCCAATTaaactgaattaatttaaaaattaaagttaatacaataacaatacaaaacatgTGAACATTTTCCCTTCAGTCGAGCAAGAATAATGTCCTTGCTTAAGAAATCTAATGAACTATATTTTACTTACTACTTAGTAAGTAAAATAACTACTAAGTAAGTAGAAATTAGTTTTGGCATTATTTAAAATACCCACTTTTTACTGTGGATATAGTGGACAAACACATTAAGAAAAACGtaaaaatcaaaaacatataAGTGGTAAAAACCTAactaaaaagaacaaaattaaaatattcaagattagttatatacatattataacttCTTGAAGTGCGTAACAGTAATAGTGTGCATAAcccaaaataaaactgaatattaagTCAAATACAACAAAGCTATCATGTTGATCAACAATTGGTGGGATATTtttcacaacttaattttaaatcaacCCCAGTGCAAAAATCAGGGATCAACAGGAACTCTTAAACATATcacataaaaaaagtaaatttttgttctttaaaaaacaGGATTGAAATAAGTTACTTATTCAATTTCAACTGAACTGTCATCACTACAGCCATCATAGCAACAGATAGATTTACACTTATGTTCCTTTTTCTCCGGATTTTCTTCGGCTTTGGAGCTGGAACACTCCATAGCCTCTCCGGTTCCATCCtgattttctgtaaaataatttttatacattggtAAGGTGATTTCTAGTGAACTACATGGAAAGAGCTATTTCAAACTGAGCTaccaaatgttttaaactaaGGTTAGTTTACCTTCTTTGTCATCCTCCATTATGTCATCATCGACATCACTCTCGGTTTCACTTTCGGTTTCACTCTCGGTTTCACTTTCAGTTTCACTGTCACTGATGGACCTATCAATAATTTGGGATGTACCTTTCTCTTCCGTACTCTCGGCTTTGGAGCTGGAACACTCTGTATTCTCTTTGGTTCCATCTTGTTGGTCTGTAAATTTAGATTAGTTATGACACATTGAATATGGTGATTTCTAGTGAACTAAATGGAAAGAACTATTCAAATTGAGctactaaatgttttaaactaagcTTAGTATACCTTTCTTTACATCTTCATCTTCATCGTCTATGGTGATTACTTCATACACCCTGTCCTCTTTCCTTACTTCCTTTATGAAGACCACATCATCATCGTCACTTTTcttgtcattattatttttttcttcaccACTAAAAGAACCAgtgttaaacaatataaatacagtatactCATTGTGGGGAAGGTTGGAAGAATTTAAGACTCCAAAAGACAAATAAGCTTTCccacttaaaaaagtaataaatcaaaacaatataaaacataacttgtaGTATAATCATTACAGTAAAAGAAACTATTTGTTAGGAAATGACAGTCTAAAGtgaatagaaaataatgtttttcttttgtttttttattacaactccTGTGCAAACCCACACCAAAATAATTAGTTCGGTACTGCATGACACGATCTTTCTAATAATACAAGAAGTGTTTAGAAAGTAAGTACCATTTCATTCTACTGCCACTGTAGTGCTGCAATCAGTGTTCCACACATGCACACTAGTCATTcttgttcactggctatcgactcacgccattttagttgttctacgttGTTTTCAGTTTACTCTGAATGTTTAAGACAATAGCAACAATCCCGCCGATTGTGAGATTCATTCTGTAGTAAGATTTGAACGCAAGGAATGTGAAACCGACTAAAATTTATCATCAACTTTGAGATGATTACGGGGAAGACatgatgagtgaaggaatggtaaGAAAGTGGCTTAGAATGGCGGTcgaacaaatgtgcatgatgagaaaCGGAGCTGTCGGCCTTTTTTTCGTCACCTATGATCTGGTAAGAGCAGTTGAtaaaaaatccaagagaacagacgtTTCACTATGACAACGTTATCTGACGACttcaaacaaatttcaaacactCTTTTGTATGAAATTGTTATTGACCACTTAGGTTATCGCAAGCTGTGTTCCTGATGGGTTTAAAAAATGCTCACTGATGTGGACAAAACCAAGAGACTTGgaagtgctttgacttttctcacatgGTACAGTGATAatggtgaggattttttaaacaaaattgcgACAGGTGATAAAACTTGGGTCCGTCATGTCACACTggaatccaaacagcagtcaatggagtgaCGACACACGCAATCCCCGAAGAAACAAATATTCAAGAcgacaatgtctgcacaaaaaatcatgtgcactgttTTTTGCTGAATGATTTTCTCACCAGAGGTGACACCATTAATGCAGCAAGGTATtgcgaaaccttaagaaaactaaggcgggcaattcaaaacaaacggagaggaatgctcagtTACGGAATTGTGTTGCTCATTACAATGCTCGGCTCGATACCgctggtgacactcaaacattggttcaacaattttgttgggagCAGTTTGATCACCcgccctacagcccggacttggcaccgtctgactaccacttgttcctgcacatgaagcgcATTATTGTCTTGCAGCTTTGAAAACGACGATGAAGTAAAAACTGCCATAGAGTCGTGGCTACATTAGTTAGCAGGAACCTTCTATgaagagggtatagacaaattgatcacctgctacaagtgtttgaacataaggtttgggctttcatgtagaaataaaattgtgttgagaaaaaaattgttttgcttgtttttttttaactgtacttactttctgaacacgccttgTACCATGCATGGccgtatttgaaaaaaattttcgatcactgtaaaatttacttttttgaaaatataaaaattcccaTAACCCAAAGATTTCAAATGTTAGGGGGGGGGGCTTTCCCTACTTTAAGTTAAAGAGTATACAAAACTGACCAACTTCAACATTTAAAGTTCTATTGTCTCTCTAAACATTTTGTTTGTCCTGGGGGAAAAGGACGGTTTGTccctgcacttagtcctaaaaaggacctttgcgcctcccttacttaaacTTGTGTCCTCAAAATCCAAGGCCTATCAGATTTGAgagctcctgttctctgatgtccttggggctgaggagataggTTCCCAGGAATCTTTTACAATTAACAATgctccaattaatgtttcttgttctcttttccaaatcttttacaagagctCTGCTGTTAAGAAAGCAGCCTGGCTCAAGCCCCACCATTATGGACTCAGCTCCCTTTTTGGcaaggatgtctgctttttcatttccatgaatgccctcatggcCCGGCACCCAAcagagtgttactctgttattcgtagccagctctgctagagcattcttacattcccaaaCTGCTTTCgagtcaaacgaacaggtatcaagtgcctttagtgcagcctggcTATCAGATAGTATGAAGTATTTTGCTCTTTTTGTCCTCATTTGTGTGAGTATTCTGGAGCATGAGTCTACTGCCATGACTTCCGCTTGGAAGACCGTGGCATGTATTTCCAGGGGCACTGCTATGTCAACTCCTGGTCCGTGTATTCCGAATCCTGCCCTAGAATCAGGGCGTaaaccatctgtgtaaaactttAGGACCTTTTTataatccatttctccctaccATTGATAGGAACAGTATATAGTTTTTCGCAGGAGTATCTCTCTAAACATTAGCGAACTGTCACACATGAATTGTATTTATGGATACTGAGTGAGAGTTTACATTCTCTTTATAAGTAGTTaggaagaaaaaatattaaaaaagctgtATTTAGTGCATTAATTTTGCACTTGGGCTCAAGACCAGCTTAAACACGATGATTTCTTTGTAAACTATGTTCTCTGTTATAATGCGATAAAGCAACCTTTCAAATTAGCGGGGAGGTGAGTAGATATAACACGAGATATTGGGCTGTGGACAGTCCACACTGGGTGAGAGGTAAGCTACCATAGATATTGGGCTCTGGACAGTCCACACTGGGTGAGAGGTAAGCTACCATAGATATTGGGCTGTGGACAGTCCACACTGGGTGAGAGGTAAGCTACCATAGATACTGGGCTGTGAACAGTCCACACTGGGTGAGAGGTAAGCTACCATAGATATTGGGCTGTGGACAGTCCACACTGGGTGAGAGGTAAGCTACCACAGATATTGGGCTGTGGACAGTCCACACTGGTTGAGAGGTAAGCTACCATAGATATTGGGCTGTGGACAGTCCACACTGGGTGAGAGGTAAGCTACCATAGATATTGGGCTGTGGACAGTCCACACTGGGTGAGAGGTAAGCTACCATAGATATTGGGCTCTGGACAGTCCACACTGGGTGAGAGGTAAGCTACCATAGATATTGGGCTGTGGACAGTCCACACTGGGTGAGAGGTAAGCTACCATAGATATTGGACTGTAACAACATGGTGTGGAATACTGACAAACAAAATTATCGGCCATCATTTTTCTAAAGGAAAACTTGCAGAAGATATGTACGACAATTTTTCGCAAAACATACTGCCCAGGTTGCTGAGAGATGTACCTCGAGAGGTAAAGGAGAGAATGTGGATTCTCCAATACGGCCTCCTCATTACACTAGAACTGTTCGGGAAATCCGGAACCGTCAGTTTCCAAACAGTGGATAGGAAGAAGTGGTCTTGTCTCTTGGCTCCATAGGTCACCAGATCTCAATTGTGTAAACTATTACATCTGGGGACGTCTGAAAGATTCCATATTCAAAAACCGACCAACAACTTGAGAGGAAATGCAGATGCAAATTGTAAATTCAATTGCTGGGCTCAATGGAGAAGAAGTGTTACGGCCTGTTCGTAGATTCAAACACAGGATTTAGCTATTCTAGGAAAACAACGGCACAGACTTGAAGCATttgtaagatataaaaacatcttttatattttttattaactttatgtaCATTGTCCTTCCAATAAATTTGCtgaataagttttgaaagtatCCATAAAATCGAATTTGTAACCcacatttgtaataataagatataaaaatgtaaatgctaAGTTCAAATTGGTTAAAGTGATATTTATTAACGTAGtgaatacagattttttaaatattttattttatattttcacctCTCAACTGCCCAACTACTTGTGAAGAGACAATGTAAACGACCACTCAGTACTCATAATATAATTCCTTTACCACATTCTTGTGATCGTTAGAGgtagaaaaaaagtttaaatgcaGAAGTTTTCAGTTTTGTACGTTACAacgttaaaataatgttattattttcattttggtttgTTCAATTCATAGTTTTTGTGtccattttacattatttctgtGCTACGatttctaaaaacaaattattcactCAATAGAACACAAAGGTTTTCTGTGGCACTCAAAAAAGCAATTAGTATAAAAAGCAATTATAGAAAAGCGACAGAGCAGAGCTGTTTACAATAGAGCatacaatctaaatgtaaaacacaatacattcttataacaattttaaaatagactaTAAACAAACTTCTAGCACTGGTTACCAGAGGAAATTTACTGTATggttgtgtaaatatatatatatatatatatatatatataataaatatttaaagttatgaaACCTGACGTTTGCAGTTGCATTTGTAAAGACTACTAAAATATTGAatctttagtttattaattaatttttcacaaaGTTTAAGATACTTCTATAATTTTGTCATACTTTAAATTGTGTGCTGGTTCCTTGAGGTTTTAATTAGTTAAGTTCAACTGTAAAACTATCACATAATGTGTGATAAAGCATTTTAACTATGTCTatagttttattgcaaatttaaactTAAGAACTGAGAATGCTGAATCTTGTATATTGCTTAAATTtgttactgttataaataattgtctAACAAAAAGTGTAAACAATATTCATAGAAAACAGTTTCATTTTGTATGTAAAGAAAATGTCCAATTTCCCCAAGCTTGCATAAGGAAAAACCCATTAAAAACCAATAATCATTAAATTGTAAGACTAAATAATCGAAAAATTGTAGACTGCTGATTTTAGCACCACAGACCAAACTCCCACCAACTATTATATCCAAATTGATAGAATATTAAAAACAGGCATTTCACGTAAAACCAATTTTGCTCTTGTactttaattctatatttttaataaagagtagTATGTATAGCTTAActttcagtttgtcattttaaaattaaaatttagttcaaatcCTGATTGAAAATAGCAGTAAATACTGacataatgtaataagaaattatcaGAAGAACAACATGTGGATATAAAATATGTACCGTGTATGAGTAGTGTACTTTTTGATTTCCTTTGtatgaatattacattttcaacaaattaattatacaaagaGTCAAAGACTCTCTAATTAAACATTGATCATACATAATGAAATAGGTTTCATCCataaataccaaaattaaaatatataaaactagaaaatatagGTACTGTATTAGGGACAGAATATGAAACATTGAATATTGTTCAGTTGTAACAAATCTAGGATGGGCTACTGTAATACAGGTGTTTTAGACCCCTCGGCTGCAATCTCCCGTGGTTGCTAAGTTTGACACAAAGCGACGCAATAAATTGTACCCTAATAAATCTCATGAGGTGAAAGTcgtgaaaatgtttttgttgcgTTTAAAATACAAAGGTGTACCAAATATGTTAATCAAGTCATTTTTGGAACTTTTTTACTACGGCACGTTTGCActtaaatttgtgattttttgtatttgaaagaGCACAAGACAAGCTTTCAAATGTTATTtcgtataaccattttgcaagtTTTTCTACAgcatcaaaattttcaaattcggAAAACATTACAGCTGTGTgcgaaatatattttaaactagatGTTACTTGCGGCTTTGCACGTTTTATTAAGCtatgcccgtgtatgagcacttttggttcaagtgaattatatttccaacgctgatgtagagtttgccttgttgccacattCAACagaatctgtgtatgtttatagctattgtacactACATGTACATTATTACACAGTGGTATAACACTAAAGCCTGGTGGATCATTTGACCATATTTCCACCGATCATTAATTGCCGGTTGGTCTGAAACACCCTGAACATGTAGtctattttgaaaaattgtatacaatttcaCTACACTGCAGAGCTAAAACTATCGATCACAATGACTTTCTTGTCCCTGTTTCGTGTTTGTAATTATATCTAAGCGATATGCTATAAGAAACAGGTTccaaatgtacaaaaaaaaattacctgCTTTTTTTAGTTAATACTGAAGGTACATTCTTCATATAAAACCTAATCGGATCTGTCCATACTTCATTCCTGATAGCCTGCACATAAGAACCTGCTTAAGACAGTACCCTGCATACTTATATAAGTTAATAATCATGGCAAAAATTAGAGAGATCAGGGGATCAGCCACCACCTCACTAACAACCTGCACATAAGAACCTGCTTAAGACAGTACACTGCATACTTATATAAGTTAATAATCATGGCAAAAATTAGAGAGATCAGGGGATCAGCCACCACCTCACTAACAACCTGCACATAAGAACCTGCTTAAGTCAGTGTACTGCATActtatataagttaataataatggcaaaaattAGAGAGATCAGGGGATCAGCCACCACCTCACTAACAACCTGCACATAAGAACCTGCTTAAGTCAGTGTACTGCATActtatataagttaataataatggcaaaaattAGAGAGATCAGGGGATCAGCCACCACCTCACTAACAACCTGCACATAAGAACCTGCTTAAGTAAGTGTACTGCAtact of the Homalodisca vitripennis isolate AUS2020 chromosome X, UT_GWSS_2.1, whole genome shotgun sequence genome contains:
- the LOC124370016 gene encoding protein SET-like, producing the protein MESDPNRDKYYRYRRNKEYKKMHDWANSFPRFWCISLMNHEAVANIIAEEEKDCLNYMTDFYIDEPETGNGYRFNFVFKTNPYFTNQVLSREYRRDDYLRILPSYINWKDGYHLVRLVKKNYTVKKDPPTRWHKYELSRQTFFTWFLDRSTLNEDRIGNAIRNEVWTDPIRFYMKNVPSVLTKKSSGEEKNNNDKKSDDDDVVFIKEVRKEDRVYEVITIDDEDEDVKKDQQDGTKENTECSSSKAESTEEKGTSQIIDRSISDSETESETESETESETESDVDDDIMEDDKEENQDGTGEAMECSSSKAEENPEKKEHKCKSICCYDGCSDDSSVEIE